One Glycine max cultivar Williams 82 chromosome 3, Glycine_max_v4.0, whole genome shotgun sequence DNA window includes the following coding sequences:
- the LOC100795467 gene encoding two-component response regulator 24 — MVHRKMLNSVGLKIQVAENGKEAVEIHRSGQSFDLILMDRDMPVMNGIEATKTLRSMGINSTITGVSTRSVTAHIREFMEAGLDDYLEKPLTLVKLTSIIHKMNKLIKSDLSM; from the exons ATGGTTCATCGAAAGATGCTGAACAGTGTTGGATTGAAAATTCAAGTCGCGGAAAACGGAAAAGAAGCTGTAGAAATTCATCGCTCCGGACAAAGTTTTGACCTAATTCTCATGGATAGGGATATGCCTGTTATGAATGGCATTgag GCCACAAAGACACTTCGATCAATGGGGATTAATAGCACGATTACTGGTGTATCAACACGCTCAGTGACAGCGCATATACGAGAATTTATGGAAGCAGGACTAGATGACTACCTAGAGAAGCCCCTGACCCTTGTTAAGCTTACTTCGATCATTCACAAGatgaacaaattaattaagtCAGATTTGagcatgtaa